TTCCGCCAACATGATCCATCGGACCTTGAGGCTGATCACGTCGTATCATATCCCTTTAGGCAAAGACATCCAAGCATGTGGCCAAATCCTCACGGCCTCCCAGATCGCCCAAACTGTCTCCCAACTATCAGGCAAGAAGATTGACACCCTACGCATGAGCAAGGAGGAGTATTACTCGGACAAGAACAAGCAGGATTGTATGGAGGAATTGTGGTTGCAATATCGCATTTTCGtagaaaggtgagtcgctcTTGACGAGCGCACTCAACTCCTGGCCCACGTCCTGTTCTCTGCGGCTGCGGCTGCTGCATGGGTCCGCACATGGCATACGCAAGGGTAAACGGCGCGAACACTGATTTTGTACTATGTGGCATTCGCGAATAGGACTTACGATCGTGATCCGGAATGGAGCAAGCAGGTCGTCCCGGACGTTTGGGATTGTCGTACTTGGGCTCTCAACAATCAAGATCTTCGAAAAATGCTTGACTTCTAGGCAACATAATCATGAGTCGCAGCAATCCCGTATTGAGAAAGGTAGCTAGCGAATATAGTGAACAATGCGGGCTCCTCAACCTCGGGTTTGAGATGTGTCACAATGAAGTTGCCCGAAGGAGACGTGGAGCGGTACCACTACGCGAACCGCCTGACTGAGCGAGGAAAACCCGCAACCAAGAATCACAATGCTGCATGATCATCAACCCACTCCACGATGCAAAATCCCCACTATGAACACCACAACCTCACTTCCCCATCCGCACCAGAAGAAACCAACCACGGTTTTCCTGGGACCCACCTGATATCCAAAACTCCGATACCGTCAGTGACCTTGTGACCCCTTAAGATCTTCAATGGCACGATGAGCGGGTTCTGCATCAGGTCGGTGTAGATCGTGCagtggaagatgtggaTCGTACCGTCGTCTGACGAGGATGCGAAGAGGGGAAGCGTTGGGTGGTAGGCTACTGATCGGAGAGCTCGGTTGTGGTATCTACCAGAAAGTccaatgtcagcttgagcaATAATTCACTATCAAGGAAATTAAATCGTCTTAGCAGACAATtcaacgactcacctcaaaGTCTTGTACGGCTTGGTACTCAGGTCCATGTCGAACCATGCCAACTTCTTGTCATAACTTCCCACAATCAAATTATCTCCACCGGGATGGACATCCAGAGACGAGATCCACTTGACACCAGACTGCAAAGTCTTGAGAAGCTTTTGTCCCGCAAGATCATACAGACGGATATAACGTTGAGTGGCGGCGAAAAAGTGCGGTTTGGAAGGGTGGAAAGCGACTCTCTGGACCTGGCCAGGAGTCTTTCGGAACGGTGATTGAGTGGCGTGACGAGATAgttgatggatgagaacGGACTTGTTCGAAGCTACCAACCAGTCAAATCAGCGATCAGTCCTGAAAGGGACATGGTGAGACACAATTTACCTTCTGTAGCAACCGTAGCAAAGTAGTCGCCTTTTCTGTGCCAAGAAACCTGTTTAGGAGTACCTGGAACCTCCACATACACGAGCACACctcgttctctctccctctctgccGGTCTGACCCATTTGATCGCTTCGACACCTTTTACATCCTTGCCCGCACCCATCTTCGTGGTAGCAGCGCTTGAAGCGAAGGCAGTGTTGACGTGTGTCAGGGTAGCAGCCGCTACATTCGGGGCAACCAACGCAAGGGGAGACAGGACAGCGACTTTGCCCTCGACCAGAGCCACCAGAAGTGATTCCTCTTTGTATGGTGACCATTCGACGAATTGGATTGCACCACAATGCAAATCCCATCTCCAGACTTCCCGCCCGTTGCCCAAGTCCCAGAGTCTTACAACTCCGTCTTCGGAACCAGAAGCCACCCATTGTCCATCGGGGCTTGTAGAGACAGCTCGAACGCGAGTATCGCCAGGGTGTCGATATTGAACGGAACATGCGATGGGGAAGGGTTTCAACTCCTTGGGAGCAGGCAGTTTCGGGATCAGACTCTCTGGATCGATGTTCAGTTTCACCCTCCTCGTTCTGGGAGCAAGATACAAGTCGAGACATCGCTCAAATTTCTCTTGCACTAGGTTCTTATAGCCAGGGACCAGTCGAAGCGCATCGTACTTCGCAGGCAGGAAGTCGGTTTTTCGATCTTCCTTGTCCAAAGCCTCCCATTctgctctctcttcttctgttGGAACGTATTCCTCGGGGGGGTTGTAAGACTCAATTGTCTTGGGAGGCGGCAGTTGAGGAGCGGGCATGTACATGGCATGTGGAGCGTTCGCCTGATCGGCATCTGACCAGATAGCGTACACGTTAGGCTTGGCGGCGGACGGCTTGTTAGGGGTGATACGGCCTTCGCGAATGGCTTTGACGATTTTCATGATCTACAATCAGACGGTTTAGCATCCTTCTGTCTATATCCTAACCGAGTGCcggaactcaccttctggTGTTCCCACTTGGAAGGCACAAATCTGCTCTTTGGCTCTGGTGCGGCGCTAAGCGGCATGACCCTTTCGTTACCCTCTCCAGTGAACCATTCGATAGTAGGCTGATAAGGATCGTAATCCACGTCAGGAATTTCTGCCCTCTCCAATCGTCGAATAATGTCCAATTCCTTGTCGGTAAGTTGGACTTGTTGTTGAAGCATTTTGTCCTCTGCCGAAGTCCACGCTCCAGGATCCTCGACGTTGGCAAGGAACTTGTCGAGCTCGTCACCTTGAGCAGGTCGGAAGATCTTTCGTCCGTTAACGTCGTATCCGATGTGCGGGAGATCGTCGTACCATTCCATAGGGATGTTTCCGACAGTGTTTGGGTTCTGATGCGGAGCGCGTGAGCTCATTTGCCTAGTCAACGTAGAGCACCAGCTGAACTCACGTCCTCAGTACTGCTTTCACTCCCGTAGCCAGCCTCGTAATCCTCGTACTCCCGCTTGTATCCACCTTCTACCAGCTTACTCTTCACCATCCTaccctcaccttcctttGCCTTCGAGATCTTGGCATCGGTACCAACGGCTTCGTCAGGTTTCGTGCTGTTTTTCGCTATCATTTTCGAAAGTTTCTCGTCGGTCGTAAGGTTCTTatgggaa
The Kwoniella newhampshirensis strain CBS 13917 chromosome 1, whole genome shotgun sequence DNA segment above includes these coding regions:
- a CDS encoding ribosome biogenesis protein ERB1; this translates as MAPRNAAASSSKPSVSTRPALNGHAGPSRAAPSKTRKRAVDEVSVEDDEDGFGAGGSGIDMSDDEEMESVDDAEDDEEDFPEFDSELEDGEEEGVPEADDEEEEDSDDEEVDEDDEESGSESGYNSSDIDALYESSNTSAPTSPSSSHKNLTTDEKLSKMIAKNSTKPDEAVGTDAKISKAKEGEGRMVKSKLVEGGYKREYEDYEAGYGSESSTEDNPNTVGNIPMEWYDDLPHIGYDVNGRKIFRPAQGDELDKFLANVEDPGAWTSAEDKMLQQQVQLTDKELDIIRRLERAEIPDVDYDPYQPTIEWFTGEGNERVMPLSAAPEPKSRFVPSKWEHQKIMKIVKAIREGRITPNKPSAAKPNVYAIWSDADQANAPHAMYMPAPQLPPPKTIESYNPPEEYVPTEEERAEWEALDKEDRKTDFLPAKYDALRLVPGYKNLVQEKFERCLDLYLAPRTRRVKLNIDPESLIPKLPAPKELKPFPIACSVQYRHPGDTRVRAVSTSPDGQWVASGSEDGVVRLWDLGNGREVWRWDLHCGAIQFVEWSPYKEESLLVALVEGKVAVLSPLALVAPNVAAATLTHVNTAFASSAATTKMGAGKDVKGVEAIKWVRPAERERERGVLVYVEVPGTPKQVSWHRKGDYFATVATEASNKSVLIHQLSRHATQSPFRKTPGQVQRVAFHPSKPHFFAATQRYIRLYDLAGQKLLKTLQSGVKWISSLDVHPGGDNLIVGSYDKKLAWFDMDLSTKPYKTLRYHNRALRSVAYHPTLPLFASSSDDGTIHIFHCTIYTDLMQNPLIVPLKILRGHKVTDGIGVLDIRWVPGKPWLVSSGADGEVRLWCS